The Candidatus Woesearchaeota archaeon genome has a window encoding:
- a CDS encoding alpha/beta hydrolase: MKQKICKSVDGIDLYYIINHVNTAPFIVFIHGAGSNHTVYKPFFSAFEKRNFIALDIRNHGKSGRTSLDTVTIKNIVKDIASILAAEHIHDVILIGNSLGASVALEFYKNNRKKVHKMILFTLFSKRYIRYSPFLNALAIAASILVRPFSGWRRLKFQDYHKYQKRPIWYYPYLDIRGTPFGTVMKLVRELFATPIYLSTVTVPTQIFLSTADWSTKNDLILSDCKTNAFLTVVEMDANHVVLTREHEDVLKKVSAFLTD; the protein is encoded by the coding sequence ATGAAACAAAAAATATGCAAAAGCGTTGATGGAATTGATCTGTACTACATTATCAATCACGTAAACACTGCTCCATTTATTGTTTTTATTCATGGCGCGGGAAGCAACCATACTGTCTACAAACCATTCTTTTCCGCGTTTGAAAAAAGAAATTTTATTGCGCTTGATATTCGCAACCATGGAAAAAGCGGGCGAACATCCCTTGATACAGTCACTATCAAAAATATCGTAAAAGATATTGCTTCCATTCTTGCCGCGGAGCACATCCATGATGTCATTCTCATTGGAAATAGTCTTGGCGCGTCTGTCGCGCTGGAGTTTTACAAAAATAACAGAAAAAAAGTTCATAAAATGATTTTGTTCACTCTTTTCTCGAAGAGATATATTCGTTATTCTCCATTTCTCAATGCCTTGGCTATTGCCGCATCTATTCTTGTTCGACCTTTTTCTGGATGGCGTCGCTTGAAATTTCAGGATTATCATAAATATCAAAAAAGGCCAATTTGGTATTATCCGTATTTAGACATTCGCGGCACTCCTTTTGGCACTGTGATGAAACTTGTTCGTGAACTTTTCGCGACTCCTATCTATTTGAGCACTGTTACTGTACCGACACAGATTTTCTTGTCTACCGCTGATTGGAGCACAAAGAATGATTTAATTTTAAGTGATTGCAAGACAAACGCGTTCTTGACTGTTGTGGAAATGGACGCAAATCATGTGGTCCTTACTCGTGAGCACGAAGATGTTCTGAAGAAGGTTTCTGCTTTTTTGACAGATTAA
- a CDS encoding lipoate--protein ligase family protein, with the protein MALEKTKIRLLLTDFNTGSWNMAVDEAILEAVSSGSQLPTLRLYGWSPSAVTLGYFQSLHEEIDAAACKSNGVSVIRRITGGGAVYHDKEITYSFIIPENYGLIVKDILASYKQISQGIIEGLKEFGLDVQFVPLNDLIVSGRKISGNAQTRKQKTILQHGTVLLDVDVRKMFSLLRVSDEKIRDKMITNVEERVTSLKQQLGKEVSFIDIQNALVKGFAQAFDVEFVVSTLSPEEQKRAFVIEHEKYGNEQWNAMR; encoded by the coding sequence ATGGCTCTGGAAAAAACAAAAATCCGTTTGCTTCTCACTGATTTTAATACGGGTTCATGGAATATGGCTGTTGACGAAGCTATTCTTGAAGCTGTTTCCTCAGGTTCGCAACTTCCAACGCTTCGCCTTTATGGATGGTCTCCATCTGCTGTGACTTTAGGATATTTTCAATCGCTGCATGAAGAGATTGACGCGGCGGCTTGCAAGAGCAATGGGGTGTCTGTGATTCGTCGCATTACTGGCGGTGGCGCGGTTTATCACGATAAAGAAATAACGTATAGTTTTATTATTCCTGAAAATTATGGTCTGATCGTGAAAGATATTCTTGCATCGTATAAACAGATTAGTCAGGGAATTATTGAAGGGCTTAAAGAGTTTGGACTTGATGTCCAATTTGTTCCGCTTAATGATCTTATTGTTTCTGGCAGAAAAATTTCTGGCAACGCGCAGACACGAAAACAGAAGACCATTTTGCAGCATGGCACTGTTTTGCTTGATGTTGATGTTCGCAAAATGTTTTCTCTTTTAAGAGTTTCCGACGAAAAAATCAGAGACAAAATGATTACCAATGTTGAAGAAAGGGTAACTTCCTTAAAGCAGCAGCTTGGAAAAGAAGTTTCTTTTATTGATATTCAGAATGCACTTGTGAAAGGCTTTGCGCAAGCGTTTGATGTAGAATTTGTCGTTTCCACACTTTCCCCTGAAGAACAAAAGCGAGCATTTGTTATTGAACATGAGAAATATGGGAATGAGCAATGGAACGCGATGAGATAA
- a CDS encoding DNRLRE domain-containing protein — protein MVKQQTTGVAILVSSLSAGCLSMDYVAHDPKETPSVEDLPPDIHSIISTPNPVENNTYITIEAYVTDDYGVDAVFLQIDGETASMDTSTAPSYTIAYDTSILPIGENLFSIFAVDTAGQESGAESSFIVNNVTSTAIESLILNPYVVSTANLADSVSVTLTATDSFYDLSTLEGSCVLESVDLGTLSYNTTNQTHELSFLPEIGITPTDLGEIPVTCTITNPAGYSVSDSTSLIIYDGIPPALDCTATQEGNNDGSASLEIRCTSTDENGVDTVQWQQDNLGNGYFTNTESDTFVTQIDVTGTPATGYAFLVTSVDNYKNSAADIVNGTVYDVTAPNIACFLTDACITNNAISGSGLYNAETTYDCTITDETSLASVVYDAGSFGSGTMSGSGSTYSVTLSGTEIAADNYSISATAQDSAGNTMTSTDTFTVIDELAPTFTSVTSSPSSVLSDGSEEFSLEVCVEDETDGLELGTGVTVEIDSYTNSLSYGSTCYALAINGNEFSEGDYSILLQATDAAGNTAEDTSAMITIDSITYTTTTLYADEDVRTSEENATTNYNGYSLYVGASTVGRGRSYISFDSSTFTGAEVTSALLTIYAASGTCHSSSNNHDCNHDLVVDAHEITSTWSAATATWNSVPSYDTTVLDSATMNEAFGGGGSYTFDVTSLVQTWADGSNYGVLLKADSTGESTSNQVDAGIESIETGLPATLEVTYGM, from the coding sequence ATGGTAAAACAACAGACAACTGGTGTGGCAATACTTGTCAGTTCTTTAAGCGCTGGATGCCTCTCTATGGATTATGTTGCTCATGATCCAAAAGAAACACCTTCTGTAGAAGATCTTCCTCCAGATATCCATTCAATTATTTCAACCCCTAATCCTGTGGAAAACAATACATACATCACCATAGAAGCGTACGTCACTGATGACTATGGCGTGGACGCAGTTTTTCTTCAAATAGACGGAGAAACTGCATCTATGGACACGTCAACAGCGCCGTCATACACGATTGCGTATGATACAAGTATACTTCCTATCGGAGAGAATCTATTCTCTATTTTTGCTGTTGACACTGCTGGACAAGAAAGCGGCGCGGAGAGTTCGTTTATTGTCAATAATGTCACGAGCACAGCTATTGAAAGCCTCATTCTTAATCCATATGTTGTTTCTACGGCGAATCTTGCTGATTCGGTGAGCGTCACCCTTACTGCAACTGATTCTTTTTATGATCTCTCTACCCTAGAAGGTTCTTGTGTGCTTGAAAGTGTTGATCTTGGTACACTTTCATATAACACTACAAACCAGACGCATGAACTCTCTTTTCTTCCAGAAATAGGAATAACGCCAACAGATCTTGGCGAAATACCTGTTACCTGCACAATCACAAATCCCGCCGGATACAGTGTTAGTGATAGTACTTCTTTGATTATATATGATGGAATTCCTCCCGCGCTTGACTGTACTGCGACACAAGAAGGAAACAATGATGGTTCTGCATCTTTAGAGATTAGATGCACATCGACTGATGAAAATGGGGTCGATACAGTGCAATGGCAGCAGGATAATTTAGGAAACGGTTATTTTACCAATACAGAAAGTGATACCTTTGTGACGCAGATTGATGTTACTGGGACCCCAGCAACAGGATATGCATTTCTTGTCACCTCGGTAGACAATTATAAAAATAGCGCCGCTGATATTGTCAACGGAACTGTTTATGACGTTACAGCACCAAACATCGCTTGTTTTCTCACTGACGCATGTATTACAAATAATGCGATAAGTGGAAGTGGGCTGTACAATGCAGAGACAACATATGACTGCACCATTACAGATGAAACTTCTCTTGCATCAGTTGTTTATGACGCAGGATCTTTTGGCTCTGGGACAATGAGCGGTTCAGGAAGCACGTACAGTGTTACGCTCTCTGGCACAGAGATCGCAGCAGATAACTATTCAATCTCCGCTACTGCGCAAGACAGTGCAGGAAATACAATGACTTCAACAGATACCTTCACTGTTATAGATGAACTTGCACCTACTTTTACTTCTGTTACAAGTTCTCCAAGCAGCGTTCTTAGTGATGGTTCTGAAGAATTTTCTTTAGAAGTATGTGTTGAAGATGAAACAGATGGCCTAGAATTAGGAACTGGCGTTACTGTTGAAATTGATTCTTATACAAATAGTCTTTCTTATGGAAGTACTTGTTATGCGCTCGCCATCAATGGCAATGAATTTTCAGAAGGAGATTACAGTATTTTGCTTCAAGCAACTGATGCTGCTGGAAATACTGCAGAAGATACAAGCGCGATGATCACTATTGATTCCATTACATATACAACGACAACACTCTATGCAGATGAGGATGTACGAACAAGCGAGGAGAATGCAACAACAAATTATAATGGGTATTCTCTTTATGTCGGCGCTTCCACTGTTGGTCGAGGAAGAAGCTATATCTCTTTTGATTCCAGCACTTTTACCGGCGCGGAGGTTACTTCCGCATTGCTCACTATTTACGCAGCGAGTGGCACTTGCCATTCTTCCTCTAATAATCATGATTGCAACCATGACCTTGTTGTTGATGCGCATGAAATTACAAGTACATGGAGTGCAGCAACAGCGACATGGAATTCTGTTCCATCATATGATACAACAGTCCTTGATAGTGCCACTATGAACGAAGCATTTGGCGGTGGAGGAAGCTACACTTTTGACGTTACCTCTCTTGTTCAGACGTGGGCAGATGGCTCAAATTATGGTGTCTTGCTTAAAGCAGATAGCACAGGCGAAAGCACTTCTAATCAAGTTGATGCAGGGATAGAATCAATAGAAACAGGTCTTCCCGCGACGCTTGAAGTAACATACGGGATGTAA
- a CDS encoding lipoate--protein ligase family protein, which produces MTSDVRWRLLPFRTDDPYTCMAIDKTIAESVAAGGPPTIRFYRWSGNGAVSYGASQSIADVAVDFCHDQGIPYVRRFTEARAMYHGSTDLTYAVAAPVSLYGTRASMGIVTSSRIISFLEQRGIKNATQAGYTSIMVKGRKISGSVPYFEQKKALFQHGSVFCELDYERVAKCYGISEQKLRETTTSLVEEGSKLERIEDIFQNSFLNAHHWELQELTEQEQEKVFQLREAFTAEDWLFGGEKSRGACSTHSGIPIPQILTAFLAKV; this is translated from the coding sequence ATGACTTCAGATGTACGTTGGCGGCTTCTTCCTTTCCGGACTGATGACCCTTACACGTGTATGGCTATTGACAAAACCATCGCGGAATCTGTCGCGGCGGGGGGTCCACCCACTATCCGATTTTATCGCTGGAGCGGCAACGGCGCAGTGAGTTATGGTGCATCGCAAAGCATTGCTGACGTTGCAGTTGATTTTTGTCATGATCAGGGAATCCCTTATGTCCGAAGATTTACAGAAGCAAGAGCGATGTATCACGGATCAACGGATCTGACCTACGCAGTTGCTGCGCCTGTTTCTCTTTATGGGACAAGAGCAAGTATGGGCATCGTTACTTCGTCAAGAATAATTTCTTTTTTAGAACAAAGGGGTATAAAAAATGCAACCCAAGCAGGGTATACTTCTATTATGGTCAAGGGGAGAAAAATTTCTGGAAGCGTTCCTTATTTTGAGCAAAAAAAGGCACTTTTTCAACATGGGAGTGTTTTTTGTGAATTGGATTATGAACGTGTCGCGAAATGTTACGGAATTTCTGAACAGAAACTTCGAGAGACGACGACTTCTCTTGTGGAAGAAGGGAGTAAATTAGAGAGAATTGAAGATATTTTTCAAAACAGTTTTTTAAACGCTCATCATTGGGAGTTACAGGAACTTACTGAACAAGAACAAGAAAAGGTATTTCAATTACGAGAAGCTTTTACAGCAGAGGATTGGCTATTTGGGGGAGAAAAATCAAGAGGTGCTTGTAGTACGCATTCTGGAATCCCCATTCCACAAATCCTTACCGCGTTTCTCGCAAAAGTATAA